The following is a genomic window from Chloroflexota bacterium.
TAGCTCCTCTTGCAAGGCAGCTACTTGTGCGCGCAAAGTATTGTTCTCAGCACGGAGGGCAACGACTTCTTCTTCCAGTGTCATGTGCTCAGTATACCACAGCTAGCCCTAATCTGAACAATTACGTGTGCATGTGACTGCTTTTCCCTTTTGCAGTGTATTGTGATAGAATGACTTCTGGTTTCCGTTTTCTAGAAAGGTTGACATGGAACGCATCGTCTTCATGGGCACGCCGCGCTTCGGTCAGTTGATTCTGGAAGCGCTCATTGGCCACTATGAGGTTGTGGCGGTGGTCACCCAACCAGATCGCGAAGGCGGACGTGGCCGAAAGGTAATTATCCCTCCAGTAAAGGCTCTGGCGCTGGCGCATAACTTGTCGGTGTTGCAGCCAGTTAAGGTGCGGCAGCCTGAGTTCGTCCAACAATTGCACGATCTAGCACCAACGGCCATTGTGGTGGCTGCTTTTGGGCAAATCCTGCCCCCCACGATTCTATCCCTGCCGCCGTATGGCTGCATCAACGTACATGCGTCCTTGCTGCCACGCCACCGTGGGGCAGCACCCATCCCGGCGGCGATATTGGCTGGTGACGCACAAACTGGCGTCACGATTATGCTCATGGATGAGGGTTTGGACACTGGCCCGATTTTGGGTCAGGCAGCACTAGAGATTCTCCCTGATGACACCACCGCTTCGCTTACGGAAAGATTAGGGAATCTAGGAGGGCAACTTATTCTGGATACCTTGCCCCGCTGGCTGGCAGGCGAGATCACGCCGCAAAAGCAGGATGACCGTCTAGTCACATACAGCAAACTTTTGCGTAAGGAGGATGGTCACATTCGCTGGACCGAGCCTGCGGAGTTGATTGCACGGAAATGTCGCGCTTTTTATCCCTGGCCAGGGGCGTTTACTTTCTGGGGAGAGAGAGAACTCAAAGTGCTGCGCGCACGGCCTTGTTTGGCGCCTTATCCCGAAAGGATACCAGGCAAGGTAATACGAGTCAATTCTGAGATAGCCGTGGTTACAGGAGAGGGATTGCTTGTTCTGGAAGAGGTGCAACTAGCCGGGAAGCGTCCATTGACAGGTCCAGAGTTTGTCCGTGGTCAGCGAGACTTTGTAGGGTCCTTGCTGCAGTAAGGTTCTGTGTGATAGCCAACGAGCTCGATCACGCTTGGGTAGCGATAATTGGCACCCTTGGGCTATTTGTCAAGAAGGCCTATTGCCTCTATAATCTCTACGATGCGTAGTCTGCCAGTGATTGCGTACGCAGCATGTTTCAAGAGGAGAGATAAGACCGGTAACTATGCAAGAAGTCACATTAGTTGTTCGACACAAAGTGGGTTTGCACGCCAGACCCGCAGCCATGTTTGTCCAGACAGCGAAGCAATTCAAGTCTGAAATTCTTGTGCGAAAAGATGAGCGTGAGGCCAATGCTAAGAGCATTCTCTCCATACTTACGCTCGGAGTGAACCAGGGCTCTGTTATCACGGTCAAAGCAAATGGTGAGGATGAGGAACAAGCCCTGAAAGCCCTCCAAGAGTTGGTGGAGGCGAATTTTGGTGAAGCCGAATGAGGAGCGCTGAGTAAGAAATACTCGTGATGAGGAATGAGTGTTTCATGCTCCGTTTTGTTTGCTACCTACTAGAAGGTGGTGGCGTATCCCTTGCTCGTCCTGAATTTGGGTTTAGAGCCTTATGAACGTGCATGGGAATTACAGCATTGTTTGGTCAAGGCCCGGCAAGAGGGGCGCATTGACGATATTCTGATACTGCTCGAGCACGAGCCTGTGATTACCCTTGGTCGCACCGGCGATCCAAGCCACATCCTGGCCTCTGCGGATGAACTGCGCGAGGCAGGCATTGTGGTACACAGGGTGGAACGCGGTGGAGATGTCACCTATCATGGCCCAGGGCAACTGGTGGGTTATCCGATTCTACATCTGGAGGCGCATCACTTGGGTGTCTCCGATTACATGCATGCCCTTGAAGATGTATTGATTCGCACTTTACACGACTTTGGCTTATCCGCTTACCGCCGAACAGGTATTATTGGCGTATGGGTTGGCGAAAGAAAGATCGCGGCACTGGGTGCACGGGTGGAACGGGGAGTAACCTATCACGGTTTTGCCTTGAATGTGGCTCCTAACTTGGAACATTTTGCTCTGATTGTGCCCTGCGGACTGACGGATGCATCTGTTACCTCCATGCAACGCGAATTGGGAAAACCTGTTGAGATGCATTTTGTGCGCGAGCGAGTGATATGGAATTTTGGTCAGGTCTTTGCAGCGCCCATGAAAGAGGTGACTCTTGCCCAACTCCCTTTATCCAACCCACGAGAGGCCGGCTTTGAGACTGGTCCGCTGGCCATAACGCACTGAAGGGTACTACGCTAGATGGTGTATTCTCCAAAGGGGATTTCCTAATGGAAGGGCAGGAAGTCATCGCCTACTGCCTGAAATGCCGTGAAAAAAGGATTCTGCAAAATCCTGAACCTATCTATACCGCGGCAAGGAACCCAGCAACACGCGGCAGATGTCCGGTCTGCGGCACTACTCTAGTGAAAATGGGCCGTACGGAAGCCCATGCTGCTATACCCGCACCCCCACGTACAGCCCGTACTCGCAAGGCAGAGGATACTGCAGAGAGAAAACGCAACAGTCGGTTGGTCATCGTTGAATCCCCAGCCAAAGCGAGGACTGTGGGCAGATTCCTCGGCAAGGAATACCAGGTTGAGGCTTCAGTTGGGCATGTACGGGATCTTCTGCGTTCCCGTCTGAGCGTGGACGTGGAGAACGACTTTGCCCCAACTTATCACGTGCCAAAGGAGAAGCGCGAAACCGTCCAGCGCTTGAAAAAAGTGGTTAGCCATGCCAGAGAAGTCTACCTGGCCACTGACCCCGACCGTGAAGGAGAGGCCATCGCCTGGCATTTGATTGCTGCTGCAGCCATTCCCGAAGAAATTGCCCACCGCGTTGTTTTCCATGAGATTACAGATGCAGCGGTTAAGGAAGCATTTGCGCACCCTCGGAAACTGGACATGGATCTGGTCAACGCCCAACAAGCCCGGCGCATCCTAGACCGCCTGGTAGGCTATAAAATTAGCCCGTTACTGTGGCATAAAGTGCGCAGCCGTCTTTCAGCCGGTCGGGTGCAGTCTGTAGCGGTACGCCTAATCGTGGAGCGCGAACGAGAGATACAGGCTTTCATCCCAGTCGAGTATTGGTCTATTGCGGCAGAACTAGCCAAGCAGGAGACGCGCGCACTTGAGCCGCGACCCAGTTTCATTGCGAAATTGATAAAGATCCGCGGCGAGGAAGTTGACCTCAAGGATGAACCAGCAGCCCAGTCTATTGTGGATGACCTGGAAGGCGCCCTCTACATTGTGGGTGATGTACGCAAGTTTCAGCGGCAGCGCAAGCCGCCTGCCCCGTTCATTACTAGTAGCCTGCAGCAGGAGGCATTCCGCCATTTGGGCTTTACTGCCAAACGTACAATGGCCGTCGCTCAACAGCTCTACGAAGGCGTAGACCTAGGTCAGGGCGAGCGCGTCGGTTTGATTACCTACATGCGCACGGATTCCACCAATATTGCTCCAGAAGCAGTTGGACAAGCAAGATCTTATATCGAAAAGAAATTTGGCGGCAATTTTTTGCCGGAAAAACCGCCCTTTTACAAAACGCGCGCCGTGAAGGCGCAAGAAGCTCACGAGTGCATCCGCCCTACTTCGGTCTGGCGTGAGCCAGATGCCATCAAAAACTACTTGGATACAGATCAATATTGCCTTTATCAACTAATCTGGAAACGGTTCATCGCCAGTCAGATGCGTCCAGCTATCTATGATGTGACCTCTGTGGATATCAAGGCTGGCCATCTGGAAGCAGAGAGGACTGTGCCTGAAGGTAATGCTCTTCAATCGTTCCTAGATGCGCTGCCTTATCTCTTTCGTGTCACCGGTTCCACTCTTGCCTTCCCTGGCTTCCTGCTGGTGTATGAGGAGGCAAAAGATGAGGGCGTGATTGCGGAAGAAGACGCGGGTGCCCTGCCCCGGCTCGAAATTGGCGAGATTCTGGATTTGCTTCGGTTGATCCCGGAGCAGCATTTTACTCAACCGCCTCCGCGTTATACCGAAGCCTCCCTGATACGCGAACTTGAGAAGCATGGCATTGGCCGACCCAGCACTTATGCTCCCATACTGTCCACGATACAGGAACGAGGTTATGTGGATCGGGCGAATAAACATTTGGTACCTACGGAACTGGGGTTCCTGGTCAATGACCTCTTGGTGGAGCATTTTCCAGATATTGTGGATGTTCAATTCACAGCGCACATGGAGGAAGACCTCGATCGCATTGCCGCAGGGGAACGAGAGTGGGTGGCTGTACTGCGCGAATTCTACGGACCTTTTGAGCGCACTTTGCAGATGGCCGAGCAAAACATGCAAAAAATAGACCTAGCCCCTGAAGAAACAGGGCTAATTTGTGAGAAGTGTGGCAGTCCTATGGTGGTCAAGTTAGGACGCTACGGAAAATTCATTGCCTGCAGCAATTTTCCTCAGTGCCGCAATACCCGACCTTACGTAGTTAAAACGGGAGCCAAATGCCCCCAGTGTGGTGGGGATTTGCTGGAGAGAAGGACTCGCAAAAAGCGCATTTTCTACGGTTGTGCCAACTACCCTACTTGCCAGTTCACCATCTGGCAACGTCCTTTGGCAAAGGCTTGCCCAAACTGTGGTGGTTTGCTCATTGAATCTGGCAAAGGGAAAGCAAAATGCTTGCGTTGCCAGCAGGTATTCAAGAGCGAGGTGGAATCTGAGAAGAGAACTTGAACGCTTTCTGACCTACTTGATAGCCGAGAAGAACGCCTCGATTCACACCATTGATAATTATCGGCGTGAGATTGAGGAATGTCTGACATTTCTAGAGGAACAGGGAGTGCGCACCTGGGATAATGTAGACCGACTGGTATTGCGGCGTTATCTGGCTTGGCTGAATGCCCAAGGTTATGCGAAAGCCAGTGTGGTGCGGCGGCTGTCGGAACTGCGCTCTTTTGGTCGTTTTCTCATGCGAGAGGGCATTGTCCCTATCAACCCATTCCGTGCCGTGTCCTCACCCAAGATGTCCAGGCATCTCCCTGTACCCCTTTCAGTGCAAGAGACGGTGGCGTTGCTCAGCGCCCCGGATGCGACCACCCCACAGGGGTTGCGCGATCGTGCTATTCTCGAAGTACTGTACAGCAGTGGATTGCGCGTCAGCGAATTAGCAGGCCTAAACATAAATGATATAGATTGGGGGCGAAGCGAACTGAGGGTATTAGGCAAGGGCGCCAAGGAGCGTATTGTATTCCTTGGACAGCCAGCTCTAGCAGCGCTGCGAGCATATCTCGAGGGAGGTCGGCCCTATCTGCTGCAGGATAAGACGAGCACCGCGCTCTTTCTGAACCGCTTGGGCAGCAGGCTTACCACACGCAGCATTATGAACTTGCTGAAAAAGTATAGTCGTATGATCGGTTTGGAGAAGCGAGTCACGCCTCATACGTTGCGGCACACCTTTGCCACACATCTCTTGGATGGCGGTGCTGACCTGAGGTCAGTTCAGGAATTGCTAGGGCATGCTCTTCTGACCACAACACAGATCTATACTCACGTCAGCCAGAGCCGTGCTCGTGAGGTATATCTCCGCTCACATCCATTGGCTAAGGCAAGTCCAGATGGTAACATCCATGGTTAAATCTTGTTACATAGGGAGGACAATAATGCGCCTAGCGAAGCTACGACGAGTTCTCACGGAACAGGCATTGGATGCAATCCTTATCACGAGGCCGGAAAACCAGCGCTATTTAAGTGGTTTCACAGGCGGAGAAGGCGCATTGGTAATCACGCAGGACGAAGCGCTATTGCTCACTGATTTTCGTTACTTTGAGCAGGTTGCGGAAGAAGCTCCGGATTTCCAGCTCGTAAAACTAGAAGATAAGATGCCTCAAGTGCTCAAACGTCTCTTCAAGACGCGAGCAGTGAAAAACTTGGGATTTGAAAGC
Proteins encoded in this region:
- a CDS encoding methionyl-tRNA formyltransferase; this encodes MERIVFMGTPRFGQLILEALIGHYEVVAVVTQPDREGGRGRKVIIPPVKALALAHNLSVLQPVKVRQPEFVQQLHDLAPTAIVVAAFGQILPPTILSLPPYGCINVHASLLPRHRGAAPIPAAILAGDAQTGVTIMLMDEGLDTGPILGQAALEILPDDTTASLTERLGNLGGQLILDTLPRWLAGEITPQKQDDRLVTYSKLLRKEDGHIRWTEPAELIARKCRAFYPWPGAFTFWGERELKVLRARPCLAPYPERIPGKVIRVNSEIAVVTGEGLLVLEEVQLAGKRPLTGPEFVRGQRDFVGSLLQ
- a CDS encoding HPr family phosphocarrier protein, with the translated sequence MQEVTLVVRHKVGLHARPAAMFVQTAKQFKSEILVRKDEREANAKSILSILTLGVNQGSVITVKANGEDEEQALKALQELVEANFGEAE
- the lipB gene encoding lipoyl(octanoyl) transferase LipB, producing the protein MLVLNLGLEPYERAWELQHCLVKARQEGRIDDILILLEHEPVITLGRTGDPSHILASADELREAGIVVHRVERGGDVTYHGPGQLVGYPILHLEAHHLGVSDYMHALEDVLIRTLHDFGLSAYRRTGIIGVWVGERKIAALGARVERGVTYHGFALNVAPNLEHFALIVPCGLTDASVTSMQRELGKPVEMHFVRERVIWNFGQVFAAPMKEVTLAQLPLSNPREAGFETGPLAITH
- the topA gene encoding type I DNA topoisomerase, giving the protein MEGQEVIAYCLKCREKRILQNPEPIYTAARNPATRGRCPVCGTTLVKMGRTEAHAAIPAPPRTARTRKAEDTAERKRNSRLVIVESPAKARTVGRFLGKEYQVEASVGHVRDLLRSRLSVDVENDFAPTYHVPKEKRETVQRLKKVVSHAREVYLATDPDREGEAIAWHLIAAAAIPEEIAHRVVFHEITDAAVKEAFAHPRKLDMDLVNAQQARRILDRLVGYKISPLLWHKVRSRLSAGRVQSVAVRLIVEREREIQAFIPVEYWSIAAELAKQETRALEPRPSFIAKLIKIRGEEVDLKDEPAAQSIVDDLEGALYIVGDVRKFQRQRKPPAPFITSSLQQEAFRHLGFTAKRTMAVAQQLYEGVDLGQGERVGLITYMRTDSTNIAPEAVGQARSYIEKKFGGNFLPEKPPFYKTRAVKAQEAHECIRPTSVWREPDAIKNYLDTDQYCLYQLIWKRFIASQMRPAIYDVTSVDIKAGHLEAERTVPEGNALQSFLDALPYLFRVTGSTLAFPGFLLVYEEAKDEGVIAEEDAGALPRLEIGEILDLLRLIPEQHFTQPPPRYTEASLIRELEKHGIGRPSTYAPILSTIQERGYVDRANKHLVPTELGFLVNDLLVEHFPDIVDVQFTAHMEEDLDRIAAGEREWVAVLREFYGPFERTLQMAEQNMQKIDLAPEETGLICEKCGSPMVVKLGRYGKFIACSNFPQCRNTRPYVVKTGAKCPQCGGDLLERRTRKKRIFYGCANYPTCQFTIWQRPLAKACPNCGGLLIESGKGKAKCLRCQQVFKSEVESEKRT
- the xerC gene encoding tyrosine recombinase XerC; its protein translation is MNLAKGKQNACVASRYSRARWNLRRELERFLTYLIAEKNASIHTIDNYRREIEECLTFLEEQGVRTWDNVDRLVLRRYLAWLNAQGYAKASVVRRLSELRSFGRFLMREGIVPINPFRAVSSPKMSRHLPVPLSVQETVALLSAPDATTPQGLRDRAILEVLYSSGLRVSELAGLNINDIDWGRSELRVLGKGAKERIVFLGQPALAALRAYLEGGRPYLLQDKTSTALFLNRLGSRLTTRSIMNLLKKYSRMIGLEKRVTPHTLRHTFATHLLDGGADLRSVQELLGHALLTTTQIYTHVSQSRAREVYLRSHPLAKASPDGNIHG